A portion of the Saprospiraceae bacterium genome contains these proteins:
- a CDS encoding dCMP deaminase family protein: protein MKTKTKKRPLWDEYFLKLAMLASERSTCPRMHCGCVIVKDKFVLATGYNGSLPGLPHCEDEGCLIVDNHCVRTNHAEINALTQAVTHGVNIKGSTAYITNMSCTTCAKALIAAGINRVVVFSDYHDTLATKFYSDSNVEIVKLSMPEKEIHYDLKGYSSAKKTKKSR from the coding sequence ATGAAAACCAAAACAAAAAAACGCCCTTTATGGGATGAATATTTTCTTAAGCTTGCAATGCTGGCATCGGAAAGATCAACTTGCCCGCGAATGCATTGCGGTTGTGTAATTGTGAAAGATAAATTTGTTCTCGCAACTGGATACAACGGCTCATTACCGGGGTTGCCTCACTGTGAAGATGAGGGCTGCTTGATTGTGGATAATCATTGTGTGAGAACAAATCATGCTGAGATAAATGCACTAACACAGGCAGTTACTCATGGGGTAAATATTAAAGGATCAACCGCATACATCACTAACATGTCTTGTACAACATGTGCTAAAGCTTTAATTGCTGCAGGTATAAATCGTGTTGTTGTTTTTTCGGATTATCACGATACACTTGCAACAAAATTTTACTCGGATTCAAATGTTGAAATAGTAAAGCTAAGCATGCCCGAAAAAGAAATTCATTACGATCTTAAGGGATACTCTTCGGCGAAGAAAACCAAAAAATCTCGGTGA
- a CDS encoding DUF302 domain-containing protein, translating to MSYYFNKTVNGSFDDVITKVTDELKKEGFGILTEIDVKETLKKKLDVDFKKYKILGACNPPFAYEALKAEDKIGAMLPCNVVVIEQAPGQIEVAAVNPIASMAAVENPALGKVASEVQSKLKKVVDGLV from the coding sequence ATGAGCTATTACTTTAATAAAACAGTAAATGGAAGCTTTGACGACGTCATCACAAAAGTAACCGATGAGCTAAAAAAGGAAGGATTCGGCATACTCACAGAGATTGACGTAAAAGAGACGCTTAAGAAAAAGCTTGATGTTGATTTCAAGAAGTACAAAATTCTTGGGGCATGCAACCCGCCTTTTGCTTATGAGGCACTGAAAGCCGAGGATAAAATCGGGGCTATGCTTCCGTGCAATGTGGTGGTAATCGAGCAGGCACCAGGGCAAATTGAAGTTGCTGCTGTTAATCCCATTGCGTCAATGGCTGCAGTTGAAAATCCAGCGCTAGGCAAAGTTGCAAGCGAAGTTCAGAGTAAGCTGAAAAAAGTGGTTGATGGTTTAGTCTAG